One window of Acipenser ruthenus chromosome 17, fAciRut3.2 maternal haplotype, whole genome shotgun sequence genomic DNA carries:
- the LOC117970838 gene encoding interferon-inducible GTPase 5-like: MASSHSCEFFSDKEAKSLTSLYNEGGLAAVIPVIKDKLHNLENETLNIAVTGCTGSGKSAFINALRGLRRNDEGAAPVGVTETTREAKAYKHPNLPGVNLWDLPGTRSTTFQAKDYLKKVDLNKYDFFVIMAAKRFTENDANLAMEIEKMGKQFYFIRNQIDIDIHSYELEGIEYNREEVLQTTRNNCISKLIQIGIQKPCVFLLSNYHVNEYDFTAFTQTIEAELPEKKKHVFWLSLPSVTLQVIEKKKQILKKRIWMVAAAAGAFGAIPVPGLSFACDIAILVVELLYYREFLGLDPQSLQRLALNVGKPLKVLTAEVQNPFVFDITPQSVTKLLISSVCGAMMIADDALLVIPVIGSILGGITSFGTTYMMLRNSLDQFVESTQRVVKKALE; the protein is encoded by the coding sequence ATGGCCAGTTCTCATTCCTGTGAGTTTTTCAGTGATAAAGAAGCTAAAAGTCTTACATCGCTTTATAACGAGGGTGGACTAGCAGCTGTAATCCCTGTGATCAAAGATAAATTACACAATTTGGAGAATGAAACCCTTAACATTGCAGTGACAGGTTGCACTGGCTCAGGGAAATCAGCATTCATCAATGCTTTAAGAGGTCTTCGTAGAAATGATGAGGGGGCCGCCCCAGTTGGTGTTACAGAAACGACAAGGGAAGCAAAGGCCTATAAGCATCCAAACCTTCCTGGAGTGAATTTATGGGATCTCCCCGGAACTCGTTCCACTACATTCCAGGCCAAGGATTACCTGAAGAAGGTTGATTTGAATAAATATGACTTCTTTGTCATAATGGCTGCCAAAAGATTTACAGAAAACGATGCAAATCTTGCCATGGAGATCGAAAAGATGGGGAAACAGTTCTACTTTATTCGTAACCAAATTGACATTGATATTCATTCTTATGAATTAGAGGGCATTGAATACAATAGAGAGGAAGTACTTCAAACCACCAGAAATAATTGCATTTCTAAGTTAATACAGATTGGCATTCAGAAACCTTGTGTTTTCCTCTTATCAAACTACCATGTCAACGAATACGATTTCACTGCATTTACTCAAACTATTGAAGCTGAGCTCCCAGAGAAGAAGAAGCATGTGTTTTGGCTCTCTCTTCCTAGCGTTACTTTGCAAGtgatagaaaagaaaaaacagatccTGAAGAAGAGAATCTGGATGGTAGCAGCAGCTGCAGGTGCATTTGGAGCAATTCCTGTGCCGGGTTTGTCCTTTGCATGTGACATTGCTATACTAGTGGTTGAACTCTTGTATTACAGGGAGTTCTTGGGTCTAGATCCACAGTCCCTTCAGAGGCTTGCATTGAATGTTGGTAAACCCCTGAAGGTTCTCACAGCAGAAGTTCAGAACCCATTTGTGTTTGACATAACCCCACAGTCTGTCACAAAGTTACTGATCTCATCTGTCTGTGGTGCTATGATGATTGCTGATGATGCTCTCCTTGTTATCCCTGTCATTGGATCTATTCTTGGAGGAATAACATCCTTTGGAACCACCTACATGATGCTGAGAAACTCACTGGATCAGTTTGTAGAGTCTACTCAACGGGTGGTGAAGAAAGCACTTGAATAG